The Pectobacterium parmentieri genome segment AGATCAGGGACAGATAAGCGAACGACCTGATCCAATAGGACATCTTGTGGCAAGGATGACAATTCATCCTCTGGAAGTACGCCTTTCAGGGCATAAAACCGTCCTGTTGGTCTGGCGGGAAGATGACCACACCAGCTAATCATGTCTTGCAAAGAGGCAAATGCCCGGCTTATCACGCCATCAAAAGGTGGCTCTGCCGGAAATGCCTCAACGCGACTCTGTACCGGTGTGATGTTCTCAAGCTGCAATTCATGCTGTACCTGACGCAGGAAGCGCACACGCTTACCTAGGCTATCCAGCAAGGTAAAATGCGACTCAGGGCGAACAATCGCTAGCGGGATCCCCGGCAATCCAGGGCCCGTTCCCACATCGATAAAGCGTTGCCCGCTTAAATGTGACTCAACCACGATGCTGTCCAT includes the following:
- the rsmG gene encoding 16S rRNA (guanine(527)-N(7))-methyltransferase RsmG, with translation MHNTLDNLLNAAGIVISDKQKNLLIQYVDMLNKWNKAYNLTSVRDPQQMLIRHIMDSIVVESHLSGQRFIDVGTGPGLPGIPLAIVRPESHFTLLDSLGKRVRFLRQVQHELQLENITPVQSRVEAFPAEPPFDGVISRAFASLQDMISWCGHLPARPTGRFYALKGVLPEDELSSLPQDVLLDQVVRLSVPDLEGERHLVVLKPN